One Nocardioidaceae bacterium SCSIO 66511 genomic window carries:
- the iolB gene encoding 5-deoxy-glucuronate isomerase — protein sequence MTELFLPSGRAAADGYDVVVTPESAGWGYSSLRVVTLPAGATRSVDSGADEILVVPLAGSVEVGCGGRVFTLEGRPDVFAGPSDFAYVPIGSTFTLSTVEGGRFALAGARTDRELEFRYVPRTDVAVELRGAGQCSREVRNFATADAFDAGNVIACEVVTPSGNWSSYPAHKHDEQSDTESELEEIYYFEIDSGPNGQPGFGFHRTSSSTAGEIDVLVEVHQGDTALVPYGWHGPCVAGPGFDMYYLNVMAGPAPERAWRISDHPDHAFIRDTWADQPIDPRLEGR from the coding sequence ATGACCGAGCTGTTCTTGCCGTCCGGGCGGGCGGCCGCCGACGGCTATGACGTCGTGGTGACCCCTGAGTCTGCCGGCTGGGGCTACTCGAGCCTCCGGGTGGTGACGCTGCCGGCCGGCGCAACCCGTTCCGTCGACTCGGGCGCCGACGAGATTCTCGTCGTGCCGCTGGCCGGGTCGGTCGAGGTCGGCTGTGGCGGACGCGTCTTCACCCTCGAAGGCCGGCCAGATGTCTTCGCCGGACCAAGCGACTTCGCGTACGTACCGATCGGCTCGACGTTCACGCTCAGCACGGTCGAGGGAGGTCGGTTCGCGCTCGCCGGTGCGCGCACCGACCGCGAGCTCGAGTTCCGGTACGTGCCACGTACGGATGTCGCGGTAGAGCTGCGCGGCGCAGGCCAATGCAGTAGAGAGGTGCGCAACTTCGCTACGGCCGACGCGTTCGATGCGGGCAACGTGATCGCCTGCGAGGTGGTGACGCCGAGCGGCAACTGGTCGAGCTACCCGGCGCATAAGCACGACGAGCAGTCGGACACCGAGTCAGAGCTCGAGGAGATCTACTACTTCGAGATCGACTCGGGCCCCAACGGCCAACCAGGCTTCGGCTTTCACCGCACTTCGTCGTCGACGGCCGGTGAGATCGACGTTCTCGTCGAGGTGCACCAGGGTGACACGGCGCTGGTCCCGTACGGCTGGCACGGGCCATGCGTCGCGGGGCCAGGCTTCGACATGTACTACCTGAACGTCATGGCCGGCCCGGCTCCCGAGCGGGCGTGGCGGATCTCCGATCACCCCGACCACGCATTCATACGCGATACGTGGGCAGATCAGCCGATCGACCCGCGGCTGGAGGGCAGGTAA
- a CDS encoding deoxyribose-phosphate aldolase, which produces MNAHPGFVRDYDELTDVRAREPQRIFELFGLRTRRSIAGAGRQLMIIACDHPARGALSVRGKPAAMADRWDLLERLTTALGRPGVDGVLATPDIVEDLLLLGALEDKLVFGSLNRGGLAGSAFELDDRHTAYDVPGVVDSGLDGGKMLLRIDLDDPGTVATMQTCGASVSQLARAGRVAMVEPFMSRRVDRGIVNDLRADEVALSVNIAQGLGATSAYTWLKLPVVDDMARVMRATTLPTLLLGGDPNGDPDSTYAQWAAALALPSVRGLVVGRALLYPADDDVSKAVDTAVSLVR; this is translated from the coding sequence ATGAACGCACATCCGGGGTTCGTACGCGACTACGACGAGCTCACCGACGTACGCGCTCGTGAACCACAACGCATCTTCGAGCTGTTCGGCCTTCGTACCCGCCGCTCCATCGCAGGGGCTGGCCGCCAGCTGATGATCATCGCGTGTGACCATCCGGCCCGCGGCGCGCTGTCCGTGCGCGGAAAGCCCGCGGCCATGGCCGACCGCTGGGACCTGCTGGAGCGGCTCACGACCGCGCTCGGTCGGCCCGGAGTCGACGGCGTGCTCGCAACCCCCGACATCGTCGAAGACCTGCTGCTGCTTGGTGCTCTCGAGGACAAACTGGTCTTCGGATCGCTCAACCGCGGCGGCCTCGCGGGCTCGGCGTTCGAGCTGGACGATCGGCACACCGCGTACGACGTGCCCGGTGTCGTCGACAGCGGCCTCGACGGCGGCAAGATGCTGCTGCGCATCGACCTCGACGACCCCGGGACGGTCGCGACGATGCAGACCTGCGGAGCCTCGGTTTCCCAGCTGGCGAGGGCCGGTCGGGTCGCGATGGTCGAGCCGTTCATGTCTCGGCGCGTCGACCGCGGGATCGTCAACGACCTGCGCGCCGACGAGGTTGCGCTATCGGTCAACATCGCACAGGGGCTGGGCGCTACCAGCGCCTACACGTGGTTGAAACTGCCGGTCGTCGACGACATGGCACGGGTCATGCGGGCGACGACGCTCCCCACCCTGCTGCTCGGCGGCGATCCCAACGGCGATCCCGACTCGACGTACGCCCAATGGGCAGCCGCTCTTGCGTTGCCGTCCGTACGCGGCCTGGTCGTGGGGCGCGCCCTGCTGTACCCGGCCGATGACGATGTGTCCAAGGCGGTCGACACCGCCGTGTCGCTGGTGCGGTGA